A region of Desulfovibrio sp. X2 DNA encodes the following proteins:
- the cobM gene encoding precorrin-4 C(11)-methyltransferase produces the protein MSTGRVVFVGAGPGDPELVTLKGHRLIGEADLVLYAGSLVPRAVLAGARPGVQVLDSAPMTLEQTHALLRDCARGGGLAARVHTGDPSLYGAVAEQTELLDRDNIPWEVVPGVTAAFAAAAAAGTPLTLPGGSQSVIITRLAGRTPVPESESLRSLAAHQATMAVYLSAAEPEALQAELRAAGLPEDTAVHIAHKVGWPEQELIPSTLAAFPNAARSRHIGRQAVFLVLPRRTAERSRLYDPGFAHGYRDASD, from the coding sequence GTGAGCACCGGCCGCGTCGTCTTCGTCGGCGCCGGGCCGGGCGATCCCGAGCTCGTCACCCTCAAGGGCCACCGCCTGATCGGCGAGGCCGACCTCGTGCTCTATGCGGGCTCCCTGGTGCCGCGCGCCGTGCTCGCGGGCGCGCGGCCCGGCGTGCAGGTCCTGGACTCCGCGCCCATGACCCTGGAGCAGACCCACGCCCTGCTGCGCGACTGCGCCCGGGGCGGCGGGCTCGCCGCGCGCGTGCACACCGGCGATCCCTCGCTCTACGGCGCCGTGGCCGAGCAGACGGAACTCCTGGACCGCGACAACATTCCCTGGGAGGTCGTGCCCGGCGTGACCGCGGCCTTCGCCGCGGCGGCCGCCGCGGGCACGCCCCTGACCCTGCCGGGCGGCAGCCAGAGCGTGATCATCACCCGCCTGGCCGGGCGCACGCCGGTGCCCGAGAGCGAGTCGCTGCGCTCGCTCGCCGCGCACCAAGCGACCATGGCCGTCTACCTCTCGGCCGCCGAGCCCGAGGCGCTGCAGGCCGAGCTGCGCGCCGCCGGGCTGCCCGAGGACACTGCCGTGCACATCGCGCACAAGGTCGGCTGGCCGGAGCAGGAGCTCATCCCCTCCACCCTGGCCGCGTTCCCGAACGCGGCGCGCAGCAGGCACATCGGCCGCCAGGCCGTGTTCCTCGTCCTGCCGCGGCGCACGGCAGAGCGCTCCAGGCTCTATGATCCCGGCTTCGCCCACGGCTACAGGGACGCCTCGGACTGA
- a CDS encoding precorrin-8X methylmutase, which translates to MTSEADTEHSALSAAELDPVFEPEAIERRSMEIIDSLVPEPRPFEGAQWAVARRMVHTTADFELLDHVRFHPHAVLAGLTAIRAGASIVTDTRMAAAGIPPRRLEPFGCRVLCLMNDPEVAHEAKRRGLTRAHVAVERAASLEGPVIWAVGNAPTALLRLLDLLDAGRVRPALIVGMPVGFVNAEQSKDLLMARTDIPWIAIEGRKGGSALAACTVNALAELALSPPSSVLAASAAAPARDEA; encoded by the coding sequence ATGACCAGCGAAGCAGATACCGAGCATTCCGCTCTTTCAGCGGCCGAACTGGACCCCGTCTTCGAGCCCGAGGCCATCGAGCGCCGCTCCATGGAGATCATCGACTCCCTGGTGCCCGAGCCCAGGCCCTTCGAGGGCGCGCAGTGGGCCGTAGCCCGGCGCATGGTGCACACCACGGCCGACTTCGAGCTGCTGGACCACGTCCGCTTCCATCCCCACGCCGTGCTCGCCGGGCTCACCGCCATCCGCGCGGGCGCCTCCATCGTCACGGACACGCGCATGGCCGCCGCGGGCATCCCGCCGCGCCGCCTGGAGCCCTTCGGCTGCCGCGTGCTCTGCCTGATGAACGACCCCGAGGTGGCCCACGAGGCCAAACGGCGCGGGCTCACGCGGGCCCACGTGGCCGTGGAGCGCGCGGCGAGCCTGGAGGGGCCGGTCATCTGGGCCGTGGGCAACGCGCCCACGGCGCTCCTGCGCCTGCTCGACCTGCTGGACGCGGGCCGGGTGCGGCCCGCGCTCATCGTGGGCATGCCCGTGGGCTTCGTCAACGCCGAGCAGTCCAAGGACCTGCTCATGGCCCGCACCGACATCCCCTGGATCGCCATCGAGGGCCGCAAGGGCGGCTCGGCCCTGGCCGCCTGCACGGTGAACGCCCTGGCCGAGCTGGCGCTCTCGCCGCCCTCCTCGGTGCTGGCCGCCTCCGCCGCCGCGCCCGCACGGGACGAGGCGTGA
- a CDS encoding MASE3 domain-containing protein, with the protein MDDASQGSRAARIAGGLPMPPALILGGLLVLAVLNALGRVDFLLFHTLVEFFSAAVCLAVFLLAWNTRRFTSGNGLLLLGSCLLYAGLAVVLHTMAYKGLAVLGHGGADLPTQLWIVTRILLTVGFLALPLASRMRIGDLAGFGAATVLAAALLWSVFSGHFPVCYGPGGLTPFKKDSEYVLSAAMLLSAWLVSRRRRVFGRRVVNYLVAAMLAGAAAGLIFTFYVSVFGLSILGGHLVMLLAIFLIYKALIETALADPFSFLFRELKQRETELVTAKEAAESANAAKDVFLANVSHEIRTPLSGVLGMLQLLQSTALDAEQEEYVRMAAASGRGLSTVINDILDLSRIEAGRMPIEAAEFELAPFLEEVAGVFGHLAEESGLMFEYALGPDLPARVRGDAARIRQILFNLLGNAVKFTEQGRVVLRAVADNVSGNGSPDAEFVLRLVVEDTGPGIPAAEQERIFEPFVQADGPARRRKGGSGLGLAIVRRLCEAMGGTVRVQSSEDKGSTFTVTLPLAVASWAKAPAVPAPLAAQAAPGAPGRQLRILLADDDRVNTLVARRLLERDGHSVFAAEDGERALALLREHDVDLVLMDVQMPGRDGLEATRAIREGRAGRPDVPVIALTAHAMHGDRERFLAAGMDDYLTKPVEASALRRILSSFAGTETGAA; encoded by the coding sequence ATGGACGACGCCTCGCAGGGCTCAAGGGCCGCGCGCATCGCGGGCGGGTTGCCCATGCCGCCCGCGCTGATCCTCGGCGGGCTGCTCGTCCTGGCCGTGCTCAACGCGCTCGGTCGCGTCGATTTCCTCCTCTTCCACACCCTGGTCGAATTCTTCAGCGCCGCTGTCTGCCTGGCCGTCTTCCTGCTGGCCTGGAACACGCGGCGCTTCACGAGCGGCAACGGCCTGCTCCTGCTCGGCTCGTGCCTGCTCTACGCGGGGCTGGCCGTGGTCCTGCACACCATGGCCTACAAGGGGCTCGCCGTGCTCGGCCACGGCGGGGCGGACCTGCCCACGCAGCTTTGGATCGTCACGCGCATCCTCCTGACCGTGGGCTTCCTGGCCCTGCCCCTGGCCTCGCGCATGAGGATAGGCGACCTCGCGGGCTTCGGCGCGGCCACGGTCCTGGCCGCGGCGCTCCTGTGGAGCGTGTTCTCCGGCCATTTCCCGGTCTGCTACGGGCCGGGCGGGCTCACCCCCTTCAAGAAGGACTCGGAGTACGTCCTCTCCGCGGCCATGCTGCTTTCGGCCTGGCTGGTCTCGCGCCGCCGCCGGGTCTTCGGCCGCAGGGTGGTCAACTACCTCGTGGCCGCCATGCTCGCGGGCGCGGCCGCGGGCCTCATCTTCACCTTCTACGTCAGCGTCTTCGGCCTCTCCATCCTGGGCGGCCATCTGGTCATGCTCCTGGCCATCTTCCTGATCTACAAGGCGCTCATCGAGACCGCCCTGGCCGATCCCTTCTCCTTCCTCTTCCGGGAGCTGAAGCAGCGCGAGACCGAGCTCGTGACCGCCAAGGAGGCGGCGGAGTCGGCCAACGCGGCCAAGGACGTGTTCCTGGCCAACGTCAGCCACGAGATCCGCACGCCGCTCTCCGGGGTGCTCGGCATGCTCCAGCTGCTGCAGAGCACCGCCCTGGATGCGGAGCAGGAGGAATACGTGCGCATGGCCGCGGCCTCGGGCCGGGGGCTGTCCACGGTGATCAACGACATCCTCGACCTCTCGCGCATCGAGGCGGGCCGCATGCCCATCGAGGCGGCGGAGTTCGAGCTCGCGCCCTTCCTGGAGGAGGTGGCGGGCGTCTTCGGCCACCTGGCCGAAGAAAGCGGGCTCATGTTCGAATACGCCCTGGGGCCGGACCTGCCCGCCCGGGTGCGGGGCGACGCCGCGCGCATCCGACAGATACTCTTCAACCTCCTGGGCAATGCCGTGAAGTTCACGGAGCAGGGCCGCGTGGTCCTGCGCGCCGTTGCGGACAATGTCTCCGGAAACGGGAGCCCGGACGCGGAATTCGTGCTGCGCCTCGTGGTCGAGGACACCGGCCCGGGCATCCCGGCCGCGGAGCAGGAGCGCATCTTCGAGCCCTTCGTGCAGGCCGACGGCCCGGCGCGGCGCCGCAAGGGCGGCTCCGGCCTGGGGCTCGCCATCGTGCGCCGCCTGTGCGAGGCCATGGGCGGCACGGTCCGGGTGCAGAGCAGCGAGGACAAGGGATCGACCTTCACCGTGACCCTGCCGCTCGCGGTCGCGTCCTGGGCCAAGGCCCCGGCCGTGCCCGCTCCGCTTGCCGCGCAGGCCGCGCCCGGTGCGCCGGGCAGGCAGCTGCGCATCCTCCTGGCGGACGACGACCGCGTGAACACCCTCGTGGCGCGGCGCCTCCTGGAGCGGGACGGGCACAGCGTGTTCGCGGCCGAGGACGGCGAGCGGGCCCTGGCGCTTTTGCGCGAGCACGACGTGGACCTGGTGCTCATGGACGTGCAGATGCCCGGCCGCGACGGCCTGGAGGCCACGCGGGCCATCCGCGAGGGCCGGGCGGGCAGGCCGGACGTGCCGGTCATCGCGCTCACGGCCCACGCCATGCACGGCGACCGGGAGCGCTTCCTCGCCGCGGGCATGGACGACTACCTGACCAAGCCGGTGGAGGCCTCGGCGCTGCGCCGCATCCTCAGCTCCTTCGCCGGGACGGAGACCGGGGCGGCCTGA